The following is a genomic window from Chaetodon trifascialis isolate fChaTrf1 chromosome 13, fChaTrf1.hap1, whole genome shotgun sequence.
CATCTTGCCACTGCATCTTGTAAAATGAAGCTTTTGTCACAGACAATTACAGAACACCAAACATCTGTCTACCAACCCACACAAACAACTGTGCACTGAACTTGCAAGAGTAGAAGGGCTATATACAGTGCTAAAGGAGGATGGTAGCAATTTTACAGGTGAGAAGACTTGTAGCCACCAGCTTTGGTTAAGTATataaaaacataagaaaaaaaaaacaaaaaacgatgATGTAGCAATGATCCTGACGTTGTGACAGCAGGTATTTACTGAGTTCTTCAAGTCATTTTATAACAGCAGCTCTTATGTAGATTCTGGTACTGTTAAATGTCCAAGAAACGTCAGGAAGACACATACTGGCCTCCCCCTCGTTAGACTACATACTAGATTACATAATTCAGGTCACCAATGTCCATGCAAAGATCTGTACCTTGAGAAAGTGCAATTTAGTGATTATGTGCAATATTATGCATTTTTCTACTGTTTCTACATcacaattaaaacattttcaactgaAGGTGATTCAGTGTGCTGCTATGTGTACTGAATGCTCGAGGCAATAGAGCTGCTAAGAGCGAGGAGCTGCAACAATTCCAAACCAGTTGAGATACcgtgtaaaacaaaacagaatgtgatagtTTGCCATTTGTTTTTGACATGAACTcgaatgtttgacctcatcagctttattgatttttgcaaatatatcccaaatttgatgcagcaacacgtttcaaacaagttgggagcaactaaagactgggaaagatgtggaatgctccaagaagacctgtttggaacattctgcaggctcagtcattcacaagcaaggatggagagaagttcagctctttgtgaacacatgattttatgaaggatattacacactacatggactcaggaatACTTTGTAAAACAGTGTGCAagtgattgcattctgtttttatttatgttttacagggtgtccaaacttttttggaatcggtgCTGTATTTGAGGCCCTTCTGGTTACAAAAGTAAAAGTCCCATTCATTTTTCCCATCAACAATGTTACTGGACTCACAGTTGGAAAACTTTCACTGCTTCAATTGGCAAAAAGCTCTCCAGATTCAATCATctatacaaaagacaaaacaaccacGTCAGAAAATGTCTGCTTTCTTGGGAAAACAATTGTAGgtacatgcgtgtgtgcataAAACGTTCAGGAGAGAAGTTAGTTAGACTCCCAAGAAGAACCATCAAACTGTCATGTGTGCCGCTAACAGCTGGCAAAAGATTACGCTGATGAGATTTTTATAATCTACAATCGTAATCAGTTCACTTCTAATTCTTGTGTCACTTTTGGTTGAATAGAGCAACTACAGCTGCAACAATAAATCCTCCACCATTCTGGTTCACACGCctggcatatcatatagctgaGGCTCATGGATGTTGTAGTATTCAGAGCTGTCCCAGCAAATGATGGACAAAACATTAACTCTCAGAAACTGATAGCTATAACATAAACATCCCTGATTGTTCCATTATCCAGGAGAGTACAGAATGGGTCAGAACACTTCCAGAGCCAGCGGTCCCGTCCACATCCCAGCTCTATGTGACAGCAGGCAACTACAAAACTACTGGGTGTAGTTACAGCTAGAGCTGCATTCACCCGGTGTCAAACAGTCCACATCTGACATCTTTTGTGCTTCAGTGAAGCAGAGTTGGACCATGACCAGAgatcagcagcagtgcagatgagccccttcttcttctcttttctaaTGTGATCAGTCCTCAATCGCAAGGAGAGAGGCAACTTTCAAGTCAAGACCAGGAGGCGAGTGGGGGTTCAAGTCCCTCAAACTGAGCGACCTGATCCCACATATCCATCGCTCTGCCCCGATAACCcccactgtgtctgtctctttcattcTACTCAGCtgattctctttttcttttattccacCAGCGTCCTTTATCGTTTGATTCCTACCACATTTCCTTCCTCTATTTTTTCCACAGCTCGTGGTTCCCTCTGCAGTTATCTCCCTCCTCAGCCATCTGCCTCATGCTCTCGGGCATGTAAGAGttctcagtttcagtttctgtttacaaaatcagtttattgatcAAATGCAGTTTACAAAAATGTTTCTCATCCAATTTTGGCACCATTTGTATCATTAATCTAAATGCACATTTTTCCAGAAAATGAACGTTTAGTAAAACGACACAATCAGGCATCATGGCaactaaatatatttttatatatatattacatctAATATTTTCAAAATGGAAGTCATTTTTCTCAAAAATAATACCAAGATTCAAGGGTGTGCAGATAAATTTGCGTTTACAAATTACACATTATTGCATGGGTGCAAATAAAATGCCACACTGTCACATACGAGTCCCTTGacttaatgtttttgttttttttgttttttttttttacaatcaaATCACATGAATGTagatggtcaaagtgaagtttAATTAGTTTTATCAAGAACTGTGTGGTATGGAAGCCCATTTCtgagaagaagaataaaatacataaactaAGGCATTCCACCACCCACTCCACCTCCTtcattatcgccccctgctggtgctACACCTTCATATACGGGTCCCTTTTTTATGCTAGGTGAGGCAAACCATCACACTGACATGCTATCCTATCGTGGATCAGCGGGTCTATCACACAATTTGACTTGAGACTGGGCTGCATCCTTGAATGCGCTCCACATCACTGCAGCATATTCAAAAGTTAAACCACCggcaaaaacaatatttttagcTGTGTTGAGTTCTTTCTGGATTTATCTAAGATCTAAAGAGTACCGTAAACACTTATCAAGTGCTACAATATGGTTAACTGCACAGCTGAACCAGTGAATTGACACTTGAAATCTAATATAATTGTCTGGAATAATGGTAGTCATTTTTAAATACTTATTTTTCTATAAATCTTTCATAAATACAACATCGCGAGTGTAGTGTAGTGAAAGGATAAAAAActattatttttcagtttctcttgacGCCCTCTCTGAAATAATTTTTTCTTGGGTGTTTTTACGAGCACTCTTGAGGAAGACCATTATGCTGGATCCACCTGTCCCTGAGGTGTTCAGCGCAGTGCCCACACCTCTGAGTGGGCAGCACACAGTGCGGGCAAGATTACCAGGCACGATGATGTACTTGGTCACAGTACTGAGGTGATAGCTCCGTAAATCTACCAGTGCTGAGACACAGGAGTTGTAGGCCTGGCAGAGATCAGAGCTGGGGTGGGACAGGATGAAGTCTCgcagagatggacagacagacagtgtttctATCAGCTGACGGTGAGAGGGAGGCATATAATCCCTCATGCGTGTCAAGAAGGCTCCTAGATAGGGTGAATCAATGACGAGAACAGAAAAGAAACTTcgaatgaaagaaaataacaacCTTTCCGAGAGACATTTTCTGCTTGAGCAATCAACTGACTGCACAAACAGTGGGATTCATTCATGAGAAGCATCTGAGGGGGTCAAAGGTTGAAGGAAATGCAACTTTACCTGTCTCGTCCTCATGCTGGATGCACAGCAAAGCATCAAAGCACTGAATGGCTGAACTCTGGGCTGCACTACTGCCCGATAACGAAATTGGCTCATTGCTCACACCTTCATACAACAGCCCCCCTGGAAGCATGGGGTTGTCTCGCCACCTGGAACAGTTCAGACCACATACATGTACTATTAACCTCCTTTTTACAGATGCACATACAATGGCAAGCACATGGAACCATTTGAGATGTTGTTCAGTTGAACATACAGTagagaaatacagaaaagtGCAATATATAATTGCAGAAGCAGGAGGGAACTTTAACGTGAGATAAATCTGCATCATCAGATAAATATcataaaataaaactcacccTGAGAGAAAAATTCTCAATGTTCCATGAAACGCAGTTGGATCCACATGACCTGGAAAGAGCGCACATTCAGTTAATCTAATTACCTTGAATTTCCCTGCCTTCATAAAAGGCTCAGCATGTAAATTGATTAAATTCAGATTGGATTGGGTTTAATTCAAACTTACTATGCATGAGTTTGAAAGTTTCCCTCATCTTCTTCAAAGACTGAGTTACTTTGACGAGACCGTTCTGTATGCCGGTGAGGTCCGAGATTTTCATAGCATGCATCACCTCCAGAGCCCCCTGGTAAGAGTTGAAAATTTAAAGTCACTAAGGGACACGAGACTAAGACAATACACACTTTGTGGATGGgatgtcaaacaggaagtgggacagatggacaggcagaATCTGGCTGATGTTCAGAAAGAGTTAacatgaaaaagagaaagagcacAGCAGCCAATACTCACCACTAGGCCTGAACTGGCAGCCCTCTCCACCAACAATGACACTAGGAAAAATCCCCTGCAACTCTCGCCACCAGGAAAGGAAAATATCACGTCCAAGTTCCTGTTTTTGAAAGTGTTGTTTTGAAAAGTCATTTGCTCAACATCACATCTGTGTCAGATTGTAAAAATCATGTGAACATGCCAATGAGGAGTTCAAAACAGAGTGCATGACTTTTCCTCTACTCACCCTATTTCCATATCCCTAGAGtgacaatgaaagaaaagaagagcacgtgttttcagcagaggcagaaatatCAAGTTATTTTTCTACTGTATGTGAGTGATTGAAGTTCAGACATGCAGTTTTATTGTAATGTTACTCTTAGATAATAGAATAATGATGGACAACAGTATTACTCACTTTGTGCGATCCTTTAATTTCCAGTTGGCTAAAACTGAATCTGCATAAGCCACGATGGGTGGAAGGCCGAGCTTGCGAGACACCAGCCAGAAAGGCCAGGCCAGGGCTTTTGGAAGAATCTGTCAAACAACCATAACAGTACAGTTTCAGTCCAGTAGTGCAGCCTTATTGAGATGTTGGAAGTTTTTAGGGAAGCTAGCATGTTCTCCTCCTGATCGATCCTCCACATTGATCCAGAAATATCTCCTCAACTACAGTATtagatggattgtcatgaaattctGGTGACTTTACAACTAGCACCACCATGAGACACCCTCAACATCAGCATAATAACAGGGCGCTCAAGTTatgaactgagttcagagtgagattttggtggcggtgggggtggggtggggacggggtcttcgtacaaataaaatatatatatttgtatatatatttatttcattcagctttttttAGTGCAGTTGTTGTTGAGCCACTaggatacatacatacataaatccATCCTACATCTTTACAATCCCTCTTTCCATTGTACTGCTGTGTTTTACCTGAGCAGGTGCATGTTGTCCTTCTTGCCATACATATGCCATGCTGATGAATCCCAGCGCCACATGAGCCAGCCTGAGCTCCCGATGGTTGCTCAAGAGATGGGGACTCAAGACCGGCATCTGGATTGTGATCAGATTTTACGCTTTTACATCTCCATTTTCAGGAACAGTGGCTTCCACAACTGAAACTGTATGTCCACATTTACATGCATGGGTTCTCAACCCTGATTGCACTTTGGATTTGCATTAGGATTCACGTTAGGATTGCTCATTCTCACCTTGTGAACCAGATCCCGTAGTTTACATGATTCTGTCAGATGTGTGAGATTATTTGCCAGGTCCAACCACACCCGATAATAGTCTGGAAGGTCAGTCTAAAtgataataagaataaaattacttttttgtttttaatttgcagttttttgtttgtttgtttgtttttggagtaCTTCAGCGTAGAGTGTAATCAGTCACATCATCAGCTCATGTTTGCCATGGTGCTTGACCTGCATGTCGGGGAATGAGTGAAGAGATCaatcagagaaagaaagcaagtcGAATGACATGAATGGCATTTGAAATTGACATGTAGGCTGTGCTTAAAAGCATAAGATTAGCTGATATGTAAGTTTTGCAACATTTGCACATCTATCATTCTCACGGGTTGttgacagatttttttgtatAAACTGTCACATCTCGTCCATGTGCTGTTTCATTTGTACCAAATGTGTCCGTAGACCTAAAAGACTTCGCGTGACAAGAAAATCCATTTGGCATTTGAAGTGTGATGAACTGTGTGATGCAGTGTGCTGGACAGTGAGCAGGCCCAGTCATGTGAATGGCTCAATAAAAACCTGAAGAGACAGACTTTCACCGGATCAATAAATCTCCAGAATCATACTCAAAAACAAGCATAATTGCCCGTTTCTGCCCGGAGGTGACTTTGTGTGCAGCTGAGCTACTTAAGCAAAGGCAAGATTAAGAGTCCTCAATAATGAACTTAAAAGTCTCCACCTGTACAGTACGTACAGTATTGTAATGACATCTTAAAAGCTTGTTTCAGACCTGTTTCGATAAAATGTACTACACAGATATGTATGATAAAAATGATGACAATGAAACCTACCAGTGGGTCCTCAAGGAGAAATCCCAACTCCTCAGAAATATCAAATGCATCAAAGTCTGCCTGCAGTGCTTCTCTGCCATTGGTCTCCATTTGCTCTGCCCAGTACGCTGCTTCAGCAGGGTGACTTCAGAAGTAGAACTGCTCTGTCTGTTTGACACAAACATATCAGTTGTTAATCTTGCTCTGAGCTTGTTTAAATACTTCGGCCACATCCCTTTTTTTGCACTCTCTCAATGAAGAGCCAATCAAGTTCCTTGCACTGTAATGTCAGGAGTTCACAGAGCAAAGCTGAAATTCCCTATTCTGTACAGCAAGCAATACAAAGAATCAGATCCCATTTTGGGCAGCTGATGAAAGAAACTGATAACAAAAGCTACTGCCAAATAACAAAATATTAAGATCGTACTTGCACAACATTCTGCTGAATGAACCAGTGAAATATCGAGTTTATCTCACTCAACCTTTGgaatatgtttatttttgagTCAGTTATTGAGACAAACACCAAAAGTTTTAATAATATAAACAACTGCTGTCTGTTCAAAACTCGTTGTGCGGTGGGGAAAATCACTGGAGAAAAACTGCTTATGCTGAttccactgaaaaacattttgaccCTCAAATGTGTAGCATCAGAAGAAAAGTCTTGGTCTCCTTTCACCCCACCATCAACACATGCACGGGTTATTCATGTGTATATTGTtgctctgcagaaaaaaatatttcagccCAGTtgccagaataaatgttggtAACATACATTTCTGTAAACCAGAACCAGAAGCAGTTCTTTATGTTGAAACGTTTCAGTTTCCAGTTGTGGCAGCATTGTGGTTAATGTCTGGTtgggtttaggcacaaaaacattTGGTCGGGCTTGGAAAAAGATCAaattttggcttaaaatacctGGTTTTGTAGCCACAAAAAGGTTTCTTACAGCAGCCCGTCCTTCCTCTGGTGAGAAAAACTCATGCTGCCCATGCAGCACAGTACCAATAATCTGATCATCTGAAGTCATTTTCCTACCTCTTTTAGAGATGTTCATATATCATTTTGAAGGCACAAATTGAACATATCTatggtttgcagaaacacacaatatCAGCATCTTATTCTGAAGACTGGGTTGCATATTTGACACAAAATGTTTGCACCCACAAAGTAAAGTGGGGAGCTGCTACTAAACCAGACTAAATTGTGCAAACTTAACACTCAAATAGCTCAGAGTCAAACTGCCTTTCCAGACCATTACGTGAGGATCAACTGCaggcaaaacaaataaaactcttACGTATTATGTTTTTTCTGCCTGTTGCTCTGGTGGTGCACAGCTGACGCGACAGAGGGTGTTCGTTTAAGATCAGCGCAAAGTCCAATTTCTATTTTCCTGTGTGACACCAGCCGGCATGACCGCACAGATTAGCACGTCTCACTGTTTATTCAAATTCTGCCAAGTTATCTTTGATGTTTGTCCAGCCATACAAGGCACAAACCTAATCTTTCAATATTGATTGTattgacagagacaaacactgtATGTCTGTTTTACTTCCCACATTTAAAGTACAgctgatgtttaaaaaaaaacacattttgctaGCATTCCTCTGAAACAAATTTGTCCATCTTTATTTAGTATCGCCCTAGATAAATTACTGCATTGCCTTTTGAACATCTCAGATAAGTTACTTAACCTCTGTGAATTACTGTCCAGATTATAAGATACTGGATTTCTCAGTCTGTAGAGATTtgcttgtttcagcttcagG
Proteins encoded in this region:
- the LOC139341532 gene encoding indoleamine 2,3-dioxygenase 2-like, with the translated sequence METNGREALQADFDAFDISEELGFLLEDPLTDLPDYYRVWLDLANNLTHLTESCKLRDLVHKMPVLSPHLLSNHRELRLAHVALGFISMAYVWQEGQHAPAQILPKALAWPFWLVSRKLGLPPIVAYADSVLANWKLKDRTKDMEIGNLDVIFSFPGGESCRGFFLVSLLVERAASSGLVGALEVMHAMKISDLTGIQNGLVKVTQSLKKMRETFKLMHSHVDPTAFHGTLRIFLSGWRDNPMLPGGLLYEGVSNEPISLSGSSAAQSSAIQCFDALLCIQHEDETGAFLTRMRDYMPPSHRQLIETLSVCPSLRDFILSHPSSDLCQAYNSCVSALVDLRSYHLSTVTKYIIVPGNLARTVCCPLRGVGTALNTSGTGGSSIMVFLKSARKNTQEKIISERASRETEK